Below is a window of Manis javanica isolate MJ-LG chromosome 2, MJ_LKY, whole genome shotgun sequence DNA.
aaggaatccacattggtaaagaagttaaactgtcgctatttgcaaatgacatgattttgtacataagaaaccctaaagactccactctgaaaccactagaactaatattggaactCAGCAATGTtgtaggaaacaaaattaacacacagaaatctgtggctttcctatacactaacaataaactaatagaaagagaaatcaggaagacaattccattcataacagcatcaaaaagaataaaatacctcagaataaacctaaccaaggaagtgaaagaccgataccctgaaaactatgacactcttaagagaaattaaagaggtcactaacaaatggaaactcatcccatgctcctgctaggaagaattaatattgtcaaaatggccatcctgcccaaaacaatatacagattcgatgcaatccctatcaaattaccaacagcattcttcaatgaactggaacaaatagttcaaaaattcatatggaaacaccaaagacccggaatagctaaagcaatcctgagaaggaagaataaagttggggggatctcactccccaacttcaagctctactacaaagccacagtaatcaagacaatttggtactggcacaagaacagagccacagaccaaagaaagaatagagactccaaacattaacccaaacatatttcaataaaggggccatggacatacaatggggaaatgacagcctcttcaacagctggtgctggcaaaactggacagctacatgtaagagaatgaaactggatcactgtctaaccccgtacacaaaagtaaattcaaaatggatcaaagacttgaacataagtcatgaaaccataaaactcttagaaaaaaacataggcaaaaatctcttggacataaacatgagtgacctcttcttgaacatatctccccaggcaagggaaacaaaagcaaaaatgaacaagtgggactatatcaagctgaaaagcttctgtacagcaaaggacaccatcaatagaacaaaaaggcatcctacagtatgggagaatatattcacaaatgacagatccgataaaggattgatatccaatatatataaggagctcacgcacctcaacaaacaaaaagcaaataatccaattaaaaaatgggcagaggagctgaatagacagttctctaaagaagaaattcacatgaccaacagacacatgaaaagatgctccacatcgctaatcatcagagaaatgcaaattaaaaccacagtgagatatcacctcacaccagtaaggattgccaccatccaaaagacaaacaacaacaaatgttggcgaggttgtggagaagggcgaaccctactacactgctggtgggaatgtaaatttgttcaaccattgtggaaagcagtatggaggttcctcaaaatgctcaaaatagaaataccatttgacccaggaattccactcctaggaatttaccctaagaatgcagcactccagtttgaaaaagacagatgcacccctatgtttattgctgcagtatttacaatagctaagatatggaagcaacctaattgtccatcagtagatgaatggataaagaagatgtggtacatatacacaatggaatatcactcagttataagaaaaaaacagatcctaccatttgcaagaacatggatggagctagagggtattatgctcagtgaaataagccaggcggagaaaggcaagtaccaaatgatctcactcatctgtggagtataagaacaaaggaaaactgaaggaacaaaacagcagcagaatcacagaacccaagaatggactaacagttaccaaagggaaagggactggggaggatgggtgggaagggagggataagggtgggaaaaaagaaagggggcattacgattagcatgtatggtgtgggggtcatggggagggctgtgcaacacagagaagataagtagtgattttacagcatcttactacattgatggacagtgactgtgaaggggtatgtgagggggggggacttggtgaagggggaagcctagtaaacataatgttcttcatgtaattgtagattaatgataccaaaataaataaataaaataaaataaagaagggagATCGGCATCACTATGAAAGccagagaaagaaggaatggaggaGACAGGAGAAGCCTTACATGGCAGAGGAGGTAGgagttcagattttctttttcgtGGAGACTGATTTGGAGTGATGGTTGGGATGCTTTGGGCAAAACAGCAGGTCCCAGAAATTTTGCACTTCACACCTGCTGAGCGTGGTGAGGGAAACCCAAGGTGAAGGCCAGATGCCTGGGGCCCTGTGCTCCGGCAGCTGAGCCATCCTCGGGGTCTGGACTTGAGCGGGGGTTGCTGGAGATGCCAGGTAACTCAGGCCCATCAGGAGTGACAAGCAAGGCAGGCCCTGGGGAGCTGCCCATGGAGGCTGTGGGCAGCTGAAGGAACCGGTCTTTGGGGGTGAGCTTATTAGGAAGCAGGGGTCTGATTTGGAACCTTCTCTAATCCACTGTCCCCCCTATTCCAGTGATAGCTCAGGGACCGCTCATTAACGTCCTTTTCTCCATCCACAGTGATCACTGGGCAGAGCCAGGTGGCCAGTGGCTCCTGTCATAAGAGAGGGGAAAGCCCCGATGGCTGCCCCGGCAGACGCCACAGAGATAATGGAGAAGGGGATGAGAAGGTGAGGTCACGGCCATCACCGGCCCAAGGGACAGGAGAGGACAAGCTTGGCTCCACCAGGACAGGACATCACGGTGAAGCAGGTAGGTTTCCGGGCTGGGCTTTTGCAGAGGCGGCGTTATGGGCGCGGGTCCAGAGTGGCAAACCCAGCGCCTGGGGAGGAGATGGGCACTGACCCTGGTGAGACGCTCCTAACCCCTAAAGGGCTGAGACGAAGGCGGGCAGAACGTGGCACCAGTTTCCCCAGATCCTGGAGGGGGCCACCAGAGTTAGgcggtggggagaggagggaggtgggctgggggagAGGCTGGAAGGGGAAGGGGCGGTGATGACCTTGGCAAAGAATCCCCAAAGGCTGTGCGCACTCCCCGGGACACTTCCCATTCTCTCTCCTGGCAGGTTCTGCCCAGAGTCCCTGGCGATGCGAGGAGAGCAGAACCCCGCCCAGGTCATCAGTGACGACCACCGATTGGGGATGTTGCCAGGACCGCCGGGAGGCCAGGCCCGTCTCCCCAAAACTCTGCCGCCACCTATCGCCAGCAGCCCGCGCGACCATTGCAGGCATCTCGTCCAGGCTCTTCAACCACACGGACTCGCTGGAGGTGGCCCTGCGAGAGCTGCGAGCTCCGGGGGGCGCCTACCTGCCGGTACCCGCCCGCGGCACAGAGCCGACGGCCTCGCAGCGCGCCTGGCTCACCTGGCAGCTGACGCACGCGGGGGCCGCCCTGCAATGGGCGGTCGCCGCGCTGGACACCCAGTTGTGCGCGCAGCGCTGGCTCGCAGCGCCCCCTGCCGGCGGCCCCGCGACTTTGGCGGGCGCGCACCCCGCGAACGTCGTCTGGTTTCTCTGGGTCCAGTCCGTTCTGCACTGGAGCCAATCCCCACGGCGCGGCCAACTCCTGGGCAAGAGCTGGGGTGGCACCGTGCACGCCAGGGCGACCAGCTGCCCGCCGTGCCTAGACAGAAGGCCACCCGTCCCGGACACAGTTTCAGGCACGGACCAGAGCTCTGCTCTTCCCGGATCCAGCTCAGGGAAAAGCGTCCACATTTCCAGAAGAAGCCTGTGAAGATGAGCATTCAGCGTAAAGCACTTAATTTCTTCTGGTGGCTCAGATTATCGGAAGGACGTAATGAGCCTTTTCACCCCTCCATGTTTTCCTgttttacttgaaaaaataaaacgcCACATATATACCTGTGTGTTTTTATATTCCTGTCTTGGTAGGTAGATAGATGTATACACCTGTCGTGGCCTCCGCTGAAAGAACAATGGTTTTTTCCCCGAGTTTCCAGTGATTGGGTTTCTTTAAAGTGAATGCTTGGAAACCCACCTTTAACAAGTCTTTAAGGGGAATGAGCAATCTGCATTGCTTGAGACTTTgtaggggttttttttggtgttgaaataaaaaatcacGTTTCCTTACTTGTGGATCACTATATTCTACAAGTTCTAAAATCATTAATATTTCAAACCTTTGTCATTGTGATTATATAAATATGCTTGCAAGTGTTGTTATTAGTCTCCCAAGTCTTTTACTCATCCTTTATTTCCCTATTTCAGTAATTCCTATTTTTACTCCATGCTCTTCATTCCGGCAACcttagattttatttatatacctaGAATGGACAGTGGTGTAAGTATATACactaataaaatgtacaaatgcaCACAAACCCATGAGACCAACACTCCATGACATAAGCTGTATCCATCATGCCACTCTGCAAGCCTTACACAACCCAACATCAAAAtcctgaaattttttcttttgagtaatTCCTTTTAACACTTTTATTGACTTTTGTATCTCATTTTCTCAATTTACTGTGCATAATCATAAAGTTTTTTACTTGTGTTGCGCACCACTCAATCTCGATCTTACGTTGTTGTCATCCTTAATAATGCAGAATGATATAGATGGATGATATGGAATGGGTTGCCATGTCAAGAGCCCTGGCAATGAGAACTTTGAGAGTCAAGGTTCTTTACACAGATGTGAAGGCATTTTTATCAAGGGAAACCTGTccctggaagaggaagaagagtgagGACCCTATAAACGAGGGAGGGAAAGATGTCCACGAAGACCAGAGGGGCTCTCAGAGGAGATAAGAAAGGTTCCAGAAACTTCTTTCTGAAGATAAGAGTTGGGAGGTGGCACTAGCCTTTGCACATGAAATTCCTTCTACCTGAAACGCTAAATTaccgcttgttcatttttcagaTATCAATTTAAATGTCCTTTCTTCAGGAAAAGTTTCATAATTTCTAAGACTAGGAAAGCTCCCAAGTCATGCTGTATCTTTTCTTCAAAGTATGTATCATACTTGgaattttgctttttgtgtgtacTTTCCATAACACTGGTATCCTCCCCTGGGTCCTAAGTTCCCTGAAGGTAGGAACCATGTTTTAAGTTTTCCCTCATTATTCTATCTACAGTGCCTCCCATACATAATTCCTGGCACATACTTGATGTGCAAAAAATGTATTGATTGAGTAATTAttgaatgagtggatgaatgagAAAGCTTTGGTATATGGTATCACacaattctctttcattttttggtaAAGCCTTACACAAAATCAGTTTGTAGGACACTGCCTAGAGACAACTGTAAGAAAGTCTACATAGTCAATAGCCAAAATACAGGCTGACTTAGGAACTTAGGTACCTACAATTGTATATATGGCATGGTCAGCTGACAACAGAGGAGATAATAGAATttacaaaaagcagaaacaatttTCTAGGGGTTCCTttgatataataattttaaaaaatcacttaaaatgttttaacatatataaaaacTCCCATGTAAATGTACAACCAGAGACTTATCTTTACAGTCTTTACGAAATTGATTTAAGtacaagattttctcttttcctatttaTCCTCAACTAGGAATTTGACTGACTGCCATGTGGAGACATGATGGAACTACTTTGGTAAATTGAAAAGTTACTAGTCACTACCTGTATCCTAGTCACCAACCTCCTTTATCTTCCTaattttctctttcctatttCCATCTTCTCTGCTTCCATTCTTCCTCTTTAGTGCTGAGAATATCCTTTCTATCTCTTCTATGCTTTTCCACCCAGTTCTTTCTCTGAATACCACCTCCCCTAAAGGCTATCTGAGGATGGCTGGTCAATTACTAGAACCAAGGTGGCTTGGAGAATTGCTTAAATTAAGAACAGCATCTTTCTTATAAATACATTGggattaaaaaaacatatattggGATTTGTTTGGATTTGGGAGGGAATGCTGATGTTGTTAAAGAAAAGCTGGGGAAGCTAGCAATGACTCTCCTCTCAGAACCAGCTGTGAGAATATAGAagagagcttaaaaaaaaaaagtattggacCTGATTAGGGCTGTAATATCAGGGACAGTTAAAGTGAAGACTTTATCTGAGGGGGATGGGAAGCAACTGCTCACACTCAGAAGATGAAGATTGAAAAATGCCCTGTCAGGGACACAGGAAGAGGCTGTGTCCCTAGTAGATGAGGAGGAATCTCAATCAAGAATTATCCTTCAATTTTCACTGAATCcctagttttctattgctgcataacaaattagcACTCACTTTACTGGattaaaacaatacacatttattatctcatagtttcaaTAGGCCAGAAGTCTGAGCATGTTGTGGAGGGTtctctgctcaaggtcacacaaagcTGAATTCAAGGTGATGGCTGGGACGTGTCCAAATCCAGAGAAGGATGATGCTTCCAAGATTCCTCAGGTTGTTAGCAGAAATAATTTCCTTGTCAGAGTAGGACTGAGGTCTTTCTTGTCTTGTTAGTTGTAGACCAAAAACCACTCTCAACTCCCTGAGGCTGTTTTCAGGTGCTTGCTATGTGCACACCCCCTCCCTGTGCACATGCGGGCacatgcgtacacacacacacacacacacacacacacacctctgctTTGCTTGCATTTGGAATTCCTGCCTTCAGGAAGCATCCAGTCCCTTTTAAGGTATCACCTGGTTAGGTCGTGCCCATCCAGGACAATCTCCATTTTTATGAACTCAGTCAACTGATCTAATCCTGAGCTATCATGGGAGTAATATCCCATCAAATCATAGGTTCCTCCTGCACTGAAAGGAGGGGATCTCATAAAGATGTAACACGAAGGGGCAGAGATAATGGAGCCATGTTAGAATTCTGCTCATTACAGTATTTAAAATGTACGATGCAGGACTAAGGAAATCATTGTTGGGGTTGTTTGAAATAGATGGGAATACATCCCCGGGATTtgttttgcacacacacacacacacacacaattgttagaaaaatattaaataataggaTGGGGAGATTAGGCAACAACTGTCCTGAGAGTAGGTGGCTCAGGGAGTCTTTCTGAGCTATTAGCTGAGAAAAGATGCACTAGTTTTTTATCCAGACAAAAGATTGAGAGGGTAAGGAGATGCAGCCACTGCCGATTGAGGGGTAAGTAGTCGTTTATTCATCTAAGTCAAAGGTGCAAGACAGGGTATGTTTCACTCTGGAAAAAGAAGCAACATATTTGGGGTGACTTCACAGGCCTTCTACCCCACTGTAAATTCAAGCAGGCCAAACAAAGGCTGTGTCTGagtctccctcctttcccagtaCCTAGCACAGCGCAGCAACCTAGGCTGCTCATAGTAAAACTATAGTAAAACAACATGttattgttaaatgaatgacACGGATGCATGAAAGAGCTCGTTGGGCATTTATTTCTGCTGTCATTGTTTATTTAGCTGAATATGTCCATCAAACCCGATTCTCACCGAGAAGTGATGTGTTCACTTAATCGGctacttcagtttttctcattGTTCTTGTAAATGAAAGGACACGTATTTAAACGATTGGCGTTCTCTCCCTATAAAACAAGTATCTGCCCGATCGGGCTTTTCTCCTTTCtcgccccccctccccccacttctCTTACCATCCCAGCTGCGTGGGGCCCGCGCTGGGCCTTGGTCCCGGCCTGCAGGCAGCGGCTGCCCAGACTGGGAAGGGCAGCTCCGAGCCCTGGGACCCCGCGCCGAAGCCTCTGCGCGCGGGGCGAGGCGCTCAGCCCCGAGGAACGGAGCCGGCTTCCTGCCCGCTCGCCTCTCGCCGCCCCCCAGCGCCCGGGGAGGAACCCCGGTCCCGCCGTACGCCGAGCCTTGGCCAAGGTGGCCGCGCGCGCCGGCGAGACGTAGAGGCGCCGCCATCGCAGCTGCCCCATCAGCTGAGGCCGCGCGCCGGGCGGCCGCCATGTCGGCTTCCGCTTGCGACCTGACCCAGACTGAGCCAGAGACCGGGGGCCGGAGGACCCGG
It encodes the following:
- the LOC140847067 gene encoding uncharacterized protein isoform X1, producing MEETGEALHGRGVITGQSQVASGSCHKRGESPDGCPGRRHRDNGEGDEKVRSRPSPAQGTGEDKLGSTRTGHHGEAGSAQSPWRCEESRTPPRSSVTTTDWGCCQDRREARPVSPKLCRHLSPAARATIAGISSRLFNHTDSLEVALRELRAPGGAYLPVPARGTEPTASQRAWLTWQLTHAGAALQWAVAALDTQLCAQRWLAAPPAGGPATLAGAHPANVVWFLWVQSVLHWSQSPRRGQLLGKSWGGTVHARATSCPPCLDRRPPVPDTVSGTDQSSALPGSSSGKSVHISRRSL
- the LOC140847067 gene encoding uncharacterized protein isoform X2; translation: MADMLPPVITGQSQVASGSCHKRGESPDGCPGRRHRDNGEGDEKVRSRPSPAQGTGEDKLGSTRTGHHGEAGSAQSPWRCEESRTPPRSSVTTTDWGCCQDRREARPVSPKLCRHLSPAARATIAGISSRLFNHTDSLEVALRELRAPGGAYLPVPARGTEPTASQRAWLTWQLTHAGAALQWAVAALDTQLCAQRWLAAPPAGGPATLAGAHPANVVWFLWVQSVLHWSQSPRRGQLLGKSWGGTVHARATSCPPCLDRRPPVPDTVSGTDQSSALPGSSSGKSVHISRRSL